In Taeniopygia guttata chromosome 24, bTaeGut7.mat, whole genome shotgun sequence, a single genomic region encodes these proteins:
- the B3GAT1 gene encoding galactosylgalactosylxylosylprotein 3-beta-glucuronosyltransferase 1 isoform X2 — MGNEELWAQSVLEMPKRRDILAIVLIVLPWTLLITVWHQSTIAPLLAVHKGLDSKEYCLSDRDIVEVVRTEYVYTRPPPWSDTLPTIHVVTPTYSRPVQKAELTRLANTLLHVPNLHWILVEDSQRRTPLITRLLRDTGLNYTHLNVETPRNYKLRGDMRDPRIPRGTMQRNLALRWLRETFNRNNSQPGIVYFADDDNTYSLELFEEMRSTRKVSVWPVAFVGGLRYESPKVNAAGKVYGWKTVFDPHRPFAIDMAGFAVNLRLILQRSQAYFKLRGVKGGYQESSLLRELVTLNDLEPKAANCTKILVWHTRTEKPVLVNEGKKGFTDPNVEI, encoded by the exons ATGG GTAATGAGGAGCTGTGGGCCCAGTCAGTCTTGGAGATGCCGAAGAGACGAGACATCCTGGCTATCGTGCTGATAGTTCTGCCCTGGACACTGCTAATCACCGTCTGGCACCAGAGCACCATTGCTCCCCTGCTTGCAGTGCACAAGG GCTTGGACTCCAAGGAATACTGCCTGTCGGACCGGGACATTGTGGAGGTGGTGAGGACAGAGTACGTTTACACGCGCCCACCCCCGTGGTCAGACACGCTGCCCACCATCCACGTGGTCACCCCCACCTACAGCCGGCCGGTGCAGAAGGCAGAGCTGACCCGGCTGGCCAACACCCTGCTGCATGTGCCCAACCTGCACTGGATCCTGGTGGAGGACTCGCAGCGCCGCACGCCGCTCATCACCCGCCTGCTGCGGGACACGGGGCTCAACTACACCCACCTCAACGTGGAGACACCCCGCAACTACAAACTGCGCGGGGACATGCGGGACCCCCGCATCCCCCGCGGCACCATGCAGAGGAACCTGGCCCTCAGGTGGCTGAGAGAGACCTTTAACAGAAACAACAGCCAGCCCGGCATTGTTTACTTTGCTGATGATGATAACACCTACAGCCTGGAGCTCTTCGAGGAG ATGCGCAGCACCAGGAAGGTGTCGGTGTGGCCCGTGGCCTTCGTGGGCGGCCTGCGCTACGAGTCGCCCAAGGTGAACGCGGCGGGGAAGGTGTACGGCTGGAAAACCGTGTTCGACCCGCACCGCCCCTTCGCCATCGACATGGCCGGCTTCGCCGTCAACCTCAGGCTGATCCTGCAGCGCTCCCAGGCCTACTTCAAACTGCGCGGGGTCAAGGGCGGCTACCAGGAGAGCAGCCTGCTCCGCGAGCTGGTCACCCTCAACGACCTCGAGCCCAAGGCGGCCAACTGCACTAAG
- the B3GAT1 gene encoding galactosylgalactosylxylosylprotein 3-beta-glucuronosyltransferase 1 isoform X1: MGNEELWAQSVLEMPKRRDILAIVLIVLPWTLLITVWHQSTIAPLLAVHKDDGGDSQRDLAAGLDSKEYCLSDRDIVEVVRTEYVYTRPPPWSDTLPTIHVVTPTYSRPVQKAELTRLANTLLHVPNLHWILVEDSQRRTPLITRLLRDTGLNYTHLNVETPRNYKLRGDMRDPRIPRGTMQRNLALRWLRETFNRNNSQPGIVYFADDDNTYSLELFEEMRSTRKVSVWPVAFVGGLRYESPKVNAAGKVYGWKTVFDPHRPFAIDMAGFAVNLRLILQRSQAYFKLRGVKGGYQESSLLRELVTLNDLEPKAANCTKILVWHTRTEKPVLVNEGKKGFTDPNVEI; this comes from the exons ATGG GTAATGAGGAGCTGTGGGCCCAGTCAGTCTTGGAGATGCCGAAGAGACGAGACATCCTGGCTATCGTGCTGATAGTTCTGCCCTGGACACTGCTAATCACCGTCTGGCACCAGAGCACCATTGCTCCCCTGCTTGCAGTGCACAAGG ATGATGGTGGTGACTCCCAGCGTGATCTCGCTGCAGGCTTGGACTCCAAGGAATACTGCCTGTCGGACCGGGACATTGTGGAGGTGGTGAGGACAGAGTACGTTTACACGCGCCCACCCCCGTGGTCAGACACGCTGCCCACCATCCACGTGGTCACCCCCACCTACAGCCGGCCGGTGCAGAAGGCAGAGCTGACCCGGCTGGCCAACACCCTGCTGCATGTGCCCAACCTGCACTGGATCCTGGTGGAGGACTCGCAGCGCCGCACGCCGCTCATCACCCGCCTGCTGCGGGACACGGGGCTCAACTACACCCACCTCAACGTGGAGACACCCCGCAACTACAAACTGCGCGGGGACATGCGGGACCCCCGCATCCCCCGCGGCACCATGCAGAGGAACCTGGCCCTCAGGTGGCTGAGAGAGACCTTTAACAGAAACAACAGCCAGCCCGGCATTGTTTACTTTGCTGATGATGATAACACCTACAGCCTGGAGCTCTTCGAGGAG ATGCGCAGCACCAGGAAGGTGTCGGTGTGGCCCGTGGCCTTCGTGGGCGGCCTGCGCTACGAGTCGCCCAAGGTGAACGCGGCGGGGAAGGTGTACGGCTGGAAAACCGTGTTCGACCCGCACCGCCCCTTCGCCATCGACATGGCCGGCTTCGCCGTCAACCTCAGGCTGATCCTGCAGCGCTCCCAGGCCTACTTCAAACTGCGCGGGGTCAAGGGCGGCTACCAGGAGAGCAGCCTGCTCCGCGAGCTGGTCACCCTCAACGACCTCGAGCCCAAGGCGGCCAACTGCACTAAG
- the B3GAT1 gene encoding galactosylgalactosylxylosylprotein 3-beta-glucuronosyltransferase 1 isoform X4 codes for MPKRRDILAIVLIVLPWTLLITVWHQSTIAPLLAVHKGLDSKEYCLSDRDIVEVVRTEYVYTRPPPWSDTLPTIHVVTPTYSRPVQKAELTRLANTLLHVPNLHWILVEDSQRRTPLITRLLRDTGLNYTHLNVETPRNYKLRGDMRDPRIPRGTMQRNLALRWLRETFNRNNSQPGIVYFADDDNTYSLELFEEMRSTRKVSVWPVAFVGGLRYESPKVNAAGKVYGWKTVFDPHRPFAIDMAGFAVNLRLILQRSQAYFKLRGVKGGYQESSLLRELVTLNDLEPKAANCTKILVWHTRTEKPVLVNEGKKGFTDPNVEI; via the exons ATGCCGAAGAGACGAGACATCCTGGCTATCGTGCTGATAGTTCTGCCCTGGACACTGCTAATCACCGTCTGGCACCAGAGCACCATTGCTCCCCTGCTTGCAGTGCACAAGG GCTTGGACTCCAAGGAATACTGCCTGTCGGACCGGGACATTGTGGAGGTGGTGAGGACAGAGTACGTTTACACGCGCCCACCCCCGTGGTCAGACACGCTGCCCACCATCCACGTGGTCACCCCCACCTACAGCCGGCCGGTGCAGAAGGCAGAGCTGACCCGGCTGGCCAACACCCTGCTGCATGTGCCCAACCTGCACTGGATCCTGGTGGAGGACTCGCAGCGCCGCACGCCGCTCATCACCCGCCTGCTGCGGGACACGGGGCTCAACTACACCCACCTCAACGTGGAGACACCCCGCAACTACAAACTGCGCGGGGACATGCGGGACCCCCGCATCCCCCGCGGCACCATGCAGAGGAACCTGGCCCTCAGGTGGCTGAGAGAGACCTTTAACAGAAACAACAGCCAGCCCGGCATTGTTTACTTTGCTGATGATGATAACACCTACAGCCTGGAGCTCTTCGAGGAG ATGCGCAGCACCAGGAAGGTGTCGGTGTGGCCCGTGGCCTTCGTGGGCGGCCTGCGCTACGAGTCGCCCAAGGTGAACGCGGCGGGGAAGGTGTACGGCTGGAAAACCGTGTTCGACCCGCACCGCCCCTTCGCCATCGACATGGCCGGCTTCGCCGTCAACCTCAGGCTGATCCTGCAGCGCTCCCAGGCCTACTTCAAACTGCGCGGGGTCAAGGGCGGCTACCAGGAGAGCAGCCTGCTCCGCGAGCTGGTCACCCTCAACGACCTCGAGCCCAAGGCGGCCAACTGCACTAAG
- the B3GAT1 gene encoding galactosylgalactosylxylosylprotein 3-beta-glucuronosyltransferase 1 isoform X5, with protein sequence MGLDSKEYCLSDRDIVEVVRTEYVYTRPPPWSDTLPTIHVVTPTYSRPVQKAELTRLANTLLHVPNLHWILVEDSQRRTPLITRLLRDTGLNYTHLNVETPRNYKLRGDMRDPRIPRGTMQRNLALRWLRETFNRNNSQPGIVYFADDDNTYSLELFEEMRSTRKVSVWPVAFVGGLRYESPKVNAAGKVYGWKTVFDPHRPFAIDMAGFAVNLRLILQRSQAYFKLRGVKGGYQESSLLRELVTLNDLEPKAANCTKILVWHTRTEKPVLVNEGKKGFTDPNVEI encoded by the exons ATGG GCTTGGACTCCAAGGAATACTGCCTGTCGGACCGGGACATTGTGGAGGTGGTGAGGACAGAGTACGTTTACACGCGCCCACCCCCGTGGTCAGACACGCTGCCCACCATCCACGTGGTCACCCCCACCTACAGCCGGCCGGTGCAGAAGGCAGAGCTGACCCGGCTGGCCAACACCCTGCTGCATGTGCCCAACCTGCACTGGATCCTGGTGGAGGACTCGCAGCGCCGCACGCCGCTCATCACCCGCCTGCTGCGGGACACGGGGCTCAACTACACCCACCTCAACGTGGAGACACCCCGCAACTACAAACTGCGCGGGGACATGCGGGACCCCCGCATCCCCCGCGGCACCATGCAGAGGAACCTGGCCCTCAGGTGGCTGAGAGAGACCTTTAACAGAAACAACAGCCAGCCCGGCATTGTTTACTTTGCTGATGATGATAACACCTACAGCCTGGAGCTCTTCGAGGAG ATGCGCAGCACCAGGAAGGTGTCGGTGTGGCCCGTGGCCTTCGTGGGCGGCCTGCGCTACGAGTCGCCCAAGGTGAACGCGGCGGGGAAGGTGTACGGCTGGAAAACCGTGTTCGACCCGCACCGCCCCTTCGCCATCGACATGGCCGGCTTCGCCGTCAACCTCAGGCTGATCCTGCAGCGCTCCCAGGCCTACTTCAAACTGCGCGGGGTCAAGGGCGGCTACCAGGAGAGCAGCCTGCTCCGCGAGCTGGTCACCCTCAACGACCTCGAGCCCAAGGCGGCCAACTGCACTAAG
- the B3GAT1 gene encoding galactosylgalactosylxylosylprotein 3-beta-glucuronosyltransferase 1 isoform X3 — MPKRRDILAIVLIVLPWTLLITVWHQSTIAPLLAVHKDDGGDSQRDLAAGLDSKEYCLSDRDIVEVVRTEYVYTRPPPWSDTLPTIHVVTPTYSRPVQKAELTRLANTLLHVPNLHWILVEDSQRRTPLITRLLRDTGLNYTHLNVETPRNYKLRGDMRDPRIPRGTMQRNLALRWLRETFNRNNSQPGIVYFADDDNTYSLELFEEMRSTRKVSVWPVAFVGGLRYESPKVNAAGKVYGWKTVFDPHRPFAIDMAGFAVNLRLILQRSQAYFKLRGVKGGYQESSLLRELVTLNDLEPKAANCTKILVWHTRTEKPVLVNEGKKGFTDPNVEI; from the exons ATGCCGAAGAGACGAGACATCCTGGCTATCGTGCTGATAGTTCTGCCCTGGACACTGCTAATCACCGTCTGGCACCAGAGCACCATTGCTCCCCTGCTTGCAGTGCACAAGG ATGATGGTGGTGACTCCCAGCGTGATCTCGCTGCAGGCTTGGACTCCAAGGAATACTGCCTGTCGGACCGGGACATTGTGGAGGTGGTGAGGACAGAGTACGTTTACACGCGCCCACCCCCGTGGTCAGACACGCTGCCCACCATCCACGTGGTCACCCCCACCTACAGCCGGCCGGTGCAGAAGGCAGAGCTGACCCGGCTGGCCAACACCCTGCTGCATGTGCCCAACCTGCACTGGATCCTGGTGGAGGACTCGCAGCGCCGCACGCCGCTCATCACCCGCCTGCTGCGGGACACGGGGCTCAACTACACCCACCTCAACGTGGAGACACCCCGCAACTACAAACTGCGCGGGGACATGCGGGACCCCCGCATCCCCCGCGGCACCATGCAGAGGAACCTGGCCCTCAGGTGGCTGAGAGAGACCTTTAACAGAAACAACAGCCAGCCCGGCATTGTTTACTTTGCTGATGATGATAACACCTACAGCCTGGAGCTCTTCGAGGAG ATGCGCAGCACCAGGAAGGTGTCGGTGTGGCCCGTGGCCTTCGTGGGCGGCCTGCGCTACGAGTCGCCCAAGGTGAACGCGGCGGGGAAGGTGTACGGCTGGAAAACCGTGTTCGACCCGCACCGCCCCTTCGCCATCGACATGGCCGGCTTCGCCGTCAACCTCAGGCTGATCCTGCAGCGCTCCCAGGCCTACTTCAAACTGCGCGGGGTCAAGGGCGGCTACCAGGAGAGCAGCCTGCTCCGCGAGCTGGTCACCCTCAACGACCTCGAGCCCAAGGCGGCCAACTGCACTAAG